CGCCTCGGTCTCCGCCACGCCGACCCGCTGGAGGGGCTGGTGGCCCGGACGGTGGTCACCGTCCTCCTGGTGGGCGCCTGGTCGCTGGCCGGCGGCCGCTACCGCGTCCTCCTCTCGCTGCCGCCGGCCGACTGGCTCTACCTGGGGCTGGAGGCCTTCTTCGCCACCTTCGCCGGCGACCTGGCCTACTACGCCGCCCTCAAGTCGGGCGGCGCCGGCCTGACCGCCGCCGGCCTGGCCGTCTCGCCGCTGGTCACGGTCCTTCTGGGCCAGTGGCTCCTGGGCGAGAGCAGCTCGCCCCGCCAGCTGGCCGGGACGCTCCTCATCGTGGCCGGGCTGGTGCTGCTGGCCGAGAGCCAGCTGGTCCGCTGAGCGGGGAGCGCCCGCTCCGGGCCGCCGAGCGGGCAGCGCTCGCACCGGGCCGGAGCCGTTCAGGCGAGGACGCGGATCGTGCGGAGCGAGGGGTCGGCCGGGCCGGAGAGGCGGAGGCCCGCCTCGCGCACCGTCACCAGGAAGTCGAGCACGTCGCCCGAGATCCGCTCGCCCGGCGAGACGATGGGGATGCCCGGGGGGTAGCTGGTCACCGTCTCGGCCGCCACCCGCCCCCGCGCCGCCTCCAGCTCCACCCGCTCCGCCGCGGCGAACCAGGCCTCGCGCGGCAGCACCGCCACCTCCGGCGCGGGCGCACCGGCCAGGGCCGCCGCGCGCTCCAGCAGCGCCGCCGTCTCCGGCCTGCGCAGCCGCGGCGCCTCGGCCGCCAGGCGCCGGAAGGCGCGGACCAGCCGCTCCGTCTCCTCCTCCGTGTTGCCCGAGCCCACGATCAACACCACGTTGAAGAGGTCGGACATCTCCACCTGGATCCGGTGGCGGCGCCGCAGGATCAGCTCCACCTCCCGCCCGCTCAGCCCCAGGTCGCGGACGGAGACGGTCACCTTGAGCGGGTCCAGCCAGGCCGCGGCCGGCCCGCCCAGCACCCGCCGGTCGAGGAGCCGGAGGCCGGGCACCCGGCCCAGCGCGGCGCGCAGCCCGTCGGCCAGGCGGATGGCCCGCTCCACCAGCTCCCTGCCCCGCTCCTGCATCTCGGCGCGTGCCGCGTCCAGCGAAGCCATCAGCAGGTAGCTGGCGCTGGTCGACTGTAGGAGGCGCAGCGCCCCCTCCACCCGCTCCTCGGAGAGCCGCCCGCGGCGCAGGTGCAGCAGCGAGGCCTGGGTCAGCCCGCCCAGAAGCTTGTGCGCCCCCTGCGCGCTGGCGTCGGCGCCCAGGCGGAGCGCCGGCGGCGGCAGCGCCGGGTGGAAGCCGAAGTGCGGCCCGTGCGCCTCGTCCACCAGGAGCGGCAGCCCGCGCCTCCGGGCCAGGGCCGCCGCCGCGCCCAGGTCCGGCACCACCCCGTAGTAGTTGGGGCTCAGGAGAAGGAGCGCCTCCGCCCGCCCGCGCTCCAGCGCCGCCTCCAGGCGGTGGGGGGCCACGCCCAGCGCCAGGCCGAAGTCGGCCTCGCGCTCCGGCTCCAGCCAGACCGGCCAGGCACCCGAGAGGACGAGGCCGGCCAGCGCCGACTTGTGCATGTTCCGCGGCAGCAGCAGCCGCCCGCCGGGCTGCGTGGCGGCCAGGATCATGGCCTGCACGCCGGCCGAGGTCCCGTTGACCAGGAAGTAGCTCCGGTCGGCGCCGAAGGCGGCCGCCGCCAGCGCCTGCGCCGCCGCCAGCACCCCCGTCGGCTCCTGGAGGTCGTCGAGCCCCTCCACGCTGGTCACGTCGGCGCGGAAGGCGCGCTCCCCCAGGAGGCGCCGGATGGCGGGGCTGGCCCCGCGCCCGCCCTTGTGCCCCGGCATGTGAAAGCGGACGACGCCCTCGCGGACGTAGGCCTCCACCGCCTCCACCAGCGGCATGGGCGGCCGCCGCCGGGCCATCCCCCCCACCTCCGCCGCTCACCCTATGCGCTCCCGGCCGCCCCCGTCTCCCAGACGGAGAAAGAGCAGCCCGGCGAGGAGCGAGGCCGAGGCCATGGCCAGCGGCAGCGCCCCCGTTCCGGCGCTCTCCAGGAGCAGCCCCCCCGCCGCCGGCCCGAGCCCATAGGCGATGCCGTCGACGACGCCCAGCGCGGAGAAGGTGGTGGCGCGCAGGCCCGGCGGGGCGAGGCCGGCGGCGACGCTTTGCAGCGCCGGCGAGTGGAAGACCTCGCCCAGCGTGAAGAGGACCATCAGCGCCAGCCAGGCTTCCTCGGAGCGGCCGGCACGCCACCAGCCCAGCTCGGCCAGGGCGAAGAGCAGCTCGCCCGCCACCAGCCCCAGGCGCGGCCGCCGCTCCAGGAGCCTCCCCAGCCAGGGCTGGGCGAGGAGGACGGTGAGGCCGTTGGCGGCGACGAGGCGCGCGTAGGCGGCCTCACCCCGCGGCAGGGCGCTCCGGACGAGGAGCGCGAGGCCGGTGTGCAGCTGCGAGTAGGCGAGGCCGTTGAAGAAGGCGGCCGCCGCGAAGCGGGCGATGCGCGGCTCGCCGGCCAGAAGGTCGAAGGCGGCCCGGAGCCCCGGCCTCGCCCCGGCCCGCGCATCCCCCCCGTCGGACTCCCGGCGACCCAGGCCCGGCGGCACCGCCCGCCAGGCCAGAAGCGCCATGCCGGCGCCCGCGCCCGCGCCCAGCCACCAGGAGAGCGGCGAGGCGGCGGCGCCCAGACGGACCCCCAGGAGCGGGCCCAGGGTGGCGCCCACGTTGAGGAGCCAGTAGTTGTAGCCGAAGATGCGGGTGCGCAAAGCCTCCGGCACCAGGTCGCTGAGGAGGGCGCGGTAGCTTACCCCCGCCA
This region of Bacillota bacterium genomic DNA includes:
- a CDS encoding MFS transporter, whose protein sequence is MGATRRGSARRRAAGPLGGFLREEAALPPLLWLLLAGNGLVALVRYTGAPFLAVYVQARTHLPPSGAGAVVGLSSLAGLAVAPLAGQWVDRAGRRAGLALGSALEALAAAGLAVARGPAGFALAALGAGAAGMVAGVSYRALLSDLVPEALRTRIFGYNYWLLNVGATLGPLLGVRLGAAASPLSWWLGAGAGAGMALLAWRAVPPGLGRRESDGGDARAGARPGLRAAFDLLAGEPRIARFAAAAFFNGLAYSQLHTGLALLVRSALPRGEAAYARLVAANGLTVLLAQPWLGRLLERRPRLGLVAGELLFALAELGWWRAGRSEEAWLALMVLFTLGEVFHSPALQSVAAGLAPPGLRATTFSALGVVDGIAYGLGPAAGGLLLESAGTGALPLAMASASLLAGLLFLRLGDGGGRERIG
- a CDS encoding DegT/DnrJ/EryC1/StrS family aminotransferase gives rise to the protein MARRRPPMPLVEAVEAYVREGVVRFHMPGHKGGRGASPAIRRLLGERAFRADVTSVEGLDDLQEPTGVLAAAQALAAAAFGADRSYFLVNGTSAGVQAMILAATQPGGRLLLPRNMHKSALAGLVLSGAWPVWLEPEREADFGLALGVAPHRLEAALERGRAEALLLLSPNYYGVVPDLGAAAALARRRGLPLLVDEAHGPHFGFHPALPPPALRLGADASAQGAHKLLGGLTQASLLHLRRGRLSEERVEGALRLLQSTSASYLLMASLDAARAEMQERGRELVERAIRLADGLRAALGRVPGLRLLDRRVLGGPAAAWLDPLKVTVSVRDLGLSGREVELILRRRHRIQVEMSDLFNVVLIVGSGNTEEETERLVRAFRRLAAEAPRLRRPETAALLERAAALAGAPAPEVAVLPREAWFAAAERVELEAARGRVAAETVTSYPPGIPIVSPGERISGDVLDFLVTVREAGLRLSGPADPSLRTIRVLA
- a CDS encoding EamA family transporter, with the translated sequence RLGLRHADPLEGLVARTVVTVLLVGAWSLAGGRYRVLLSLPPADWLYLGLEAFFATFAGDLAYYAALKSGGAGLTAAGLAVSPLVTVLLGQWLLGESSSPRQLAGTLLIVAGLVLLAESQLVR